The Oncorhynchus tshawytscha isolate Ot180627B linkage group LG08, Otsh_v2.0, whole genome shotgun sequence genome window below encodes:
- the LOC112256135 gene encoding eukaryotic peptide chain release factor subunit 1 produces MADDPNAADRNVEIWKIKKLIKSLEAARGNGTSMISLIIPPKDQISRVAKMLADEFGTASNIKSRVNRLSVLGAITSVQQRLKLYNKVPPNGLVVYCGTIVTDEGKEKKVNIDFEPFKPINTSLYLCDNKFHTEALTALLSDDSKFGFIVIDGSGALFGTLQGNTREVLHKFTVDLPKKHGRGGQSALRFARLRMEKRHNYVRKVAETAVQLYVANDKVNVAGMVLAGSADFKTELSQSDMFDPRLQAKILKLVDISYGGENGFNQAIELSAEVLSNVKFIQEKKLIGRYFDEISQDTGKYCFGVEDTLKALEMGAVEILIVYENLDTMRYILRLHGAESVGTENDEKTLYLTPEQEKDKSHFTDKETGQDHELIESMPLLEWFANNYKKFGATLEIVTDKSQEGSQFVKGFGGIGGCLRYRVDFQAIDYQAEDDDCFDLDDY; encoded by the exons ATGGCGGATGACCCTAACGCGGCAGACAGGAACGTGGAGATATGGAaaatcaagaaactgattaaaagTTTGGAAGCTGCCCGTGG tAATGGAACCAGTATGATCTCGCTGATCATCCCCCCTAAGGACCAGATCTCCAGAGTGGCCAAGATGTTGGCAGATGAGTTTGGCACAGCCTCCAACATCAAGAGCAGAGTCAACAGGCTCTCTGTGCTCGGGGCCATCACCTCTGTACAGCAGAGACTAAAGCTATACAACaagg TGCCGCCTAATGGCCTGGTGGTGTACTGTGGAACCATCGTGACAGACGAGGGCAAAGAGAAGAAAGTCAACATTGACTTTGAGCCTTTTAAACCCATCAACACCTCCCTGTACCTCTGTGACAACAAGTTCCACACTGAG gcgTTGACAGCCCTGCTGTCTGATGACAGTAAGTTTGGCTTCATAGTGATAGATGGTAGTGGGGCTCTATTCGGGACGCTCCAGGGGAACACTAGAGAGGTCCTGCACAAGTTCACTGTGGACTTGCCCAAGAAACACG gCAGAGGAGGTCAGTCTGCTTTGCGCTTTGCCCGTCTGAGGATGGAGAAGAGACACAACTATGTGAGGAAGGTGGCTGAGACAGCTGTCCAGCTCTATGTGGCCAACGACAAGGTCAATGTGGCCGGAATGGTCCTAGCAGGGTCTGCCGACTTCAAGACTGAGCTCAGCCAGTCCGACATGTTCGaccct agGTTACAGGCAAAGATTCTAAAGCTGGTGGACATCTCGTACGGAGGGGAGAACGGTTTCAACCAGGCCATCGAGCTGTCGGCAGAGGTCCTCTCTAACGTCAAGTTCATCCAGGAAAAGAAGCTCATAG GCCGGTACTTTGATGAGATCAGTCAGGACACGGGGAAGTACTGTTTTGGGGTGGAGGACACACTCAAAGCCCTGGAGATGGGGGCTGTGGAGATCCTCATTGTTTATGAGAACCTAGACACCATGCGCTATATTCTTCGCCTGCACGGGGCTGAGAGCGTCGGAACAGAaaacg ATGAGAAGACTCTTTATTTAACACCAGAGCAGGAGAAGGACAAGTCCCACTTCACAGACAAGGAG ACTGGGCAGGACCACGAGTTGATTGAAAGCATGCCTCTGCTGGAGTGGTTTGCCAACAACTACAAGAAGTTTGGAGCCACGCTGGAGATCGTCACAGACAAGAGTCAGGAAGGGTCTCAGTTTGTCAAGGGCTTCGGTGGCATCGGGG GATGCTTGCGGTACAGGGTGGATTTCCAGGCCATAGATTACCAGGCGGAGGACGACGACTGTTTTGATTTAGATGACTACTAG
- the LOC112256132 gene encoding F-box and WD repeat domain-containing 11-A isoform X1, with the protein MEPEMEDNTLELMSSVPRSLWLGCSSVAESLCALRCLQSIPSTRAHNQNTSVMESQNHVDDLSTKKTTILTKLSNGPVMTGSRKRPSEGNCDKEKEQCIALFDQWSETDQVEFVEHLISHMCHYQHGHINSYLKPMLQRDFITALPAQGLDHIAENILSFLDAQSLCSAELVCKEWQRVISEGMLWKKLIERMVRTDPLWKGLSERHQWEKYLFKNRTTEVPPNSYYHSLYPKIIQDIETIEANWRCGRHNLQRIQCRSENSKGVYCLQYDDDKIISGLRDNSIKIWDKQSLECLKILTGHTGSVLCLQYDERVIVTGSSDSTVRVWDVTSGEVLNTLIHHNEAVLHLRFCNGLMVTCSKDRSIAVWDMASPTDISLRRVLVGHRAAVNVVDFDDKYIVSASGDRTIKVWSTSTCEFVRTLNGHKRGIACLQYRDRLVVSGSSDNTIRLWDIECGACLRVLEGHEELVRCIRFDNKRIVSGAYDGKIKVWDLQAALDPRAPASTLCLRTLVEHSGRVFRLQFDEFQIISSSHDDTILIWDFLNVSTNGQSEGRSPSRTYTYISR; encoded by the exons ATGGAGCCGGAGATGGAGGACAACACGTTGGAATTAATG agctctgtgcctcgctctctctggctGGGCTGCTCCTCGGTGGCAGAGAGTTTGTGTGCACTCAGGTGCCTGCAGAGCATCCCCTCTACCCGGGCTCACAACCAG AACACGTCAGTCATGGAGTCCCAGAACCACGTAGACGACCTCTCCACAAAGAAAACCACAATTCTCACCAAG ctTAGTAATGGTCCTGTAATGACAGGCTCTCGTAAGCGTCCGTCAGAGGGGAACTGTGACAAGGAGAAGGAGCAGTGCATCGCCCTGTTTGACCAATGGTCTGAGACTGACCAGGTGGAGTTTGTAGAACACCTCATCTCCCATATGTGCCACTACCAACACGGCCACATCAACTCCTACCTCAAACCCATGCTTCAACGTGACTTCATCACAGCactgccag cCCAGGGTCTGGACCACATAGCAGAGAACATCCTGTCGTTCCTGGACGCACAGTCTCTGTGCTCCGCGGAGCTGGTGTGTAAGGAGTGGCAGAGGGTGATCTCAGAGGGCATGCTCTGGAAGAAACTCATAGAACGCATGGTCCGCACAGACCCCCTCTGGAAAGGCCTGTCAGAGAGGCACCAGTG GGAGAAGTATCTGTTCAAGAACCGAACGACAGAAGTCCCGCCCAACTCctactaccactctctctaccCCAAGATCATCCAGGACATAGAG ACTATTGAGGCTAACTGGCGGTGTGGCAGACACAACCTACAGAGGATCCAGTGTCGGTCAGAGAACAGTAAAGGAGTCTATTGCCTCCAGTACGACGACGATAAGATCATCAGTGGCCTTAGAGACAACTccataaag atcTGGGACAAGCAGTCTCTGGAGTGTCTGAAGATCCTGACGGGTCATACAGGCTCTGTGCTCTGTCTGCAGTATGATGAGAGAGTCATTGTCACTGGCTCCTCCGACTCCACTGTCAG GGTGTGGGACGTGACGTCAGGTGAAGTACTGAACACTCTGATCCATCACAACGAGGCGGTGCTCCACCTGCGCTTCTGCAACGGTCTGATGGTGACGTGTTCCAAGGACCGCTCCATCGCCGTGTGGGACATGGCCTCGCCCACCGACATCAGCCTCCGGCGCGTCCTCGTGGGGCACCGAGCCGCCGTCAACGTGGTCGACTTCGATGACAAATACATTGTGTCGGCGTCTGGAGACCGCACCATTAAg GTGTGGAGCACCAGTACGTGTGAGTTTGTGCGCACTCTAAACGGACACAAGCGAGGCATCGCCTGCCTGCAGTACAGAGACAGACTAGTGGTCAGCGGCTCCTCAGACAACACCATACG gtTATGGGATATTGAGTGTGGAGCGTGTTTGCGGGTGTTGGAGGGTCATGAGGAACTGGTCCGCTGCATTCGCTTCGACAACAAGAGGATCGTCAGTGGTGCCTACGATGG taaGATCAAGGTGTGGGATCTGCAAGCTGCTCTGGATCCACGAGCCCCAGCCAGCACCTTGTGCCTGCGCACACTGGTG GAGCACTCGGGACGTGTGTTCCGGCTGCAGTTTGACGAGTTCCAGATCATCAGCAGTTCCCATGACGACACCATCCTCATCTGGGACTTCTTGAATGTGTCGACTAATGGCCAGTCAGAGGGCCGGTCCCCCTCACGGACCTACACCTACATCTCCAGATAG
- the LOC112256132 gene encoding F-box and WD repeat domain-containing 11-B isoform X3 → MEPEMEDNTLELMLSNGPVMTGSRKRPSEGNCDKEKEQCIALFDQWSETDQVEFVEHLISHMCHYQHGHINSYLKPMLQRDFITALPAQGLDHIAENILSFLDAQSLCSAELVCKEWQRVISEGMLWKKLIERMVRTDPLWKGLSERHQWEKYLFKNRTTEVPPNSYYHSLYPKIIQDIETIEANWRCGRHNLQRIQCRSENSKGVYCLQYDDDKIISGLRDNSIKIWDKQSLECLKILTGHTGSVLCLQYDERVIVTGSSDSTVRVWDVTSGEVLNTLIHHNEAVLHLRFCNGLMVTCSKDRSIAVWDMASPTDISLRRVLVGHRAAVNVVDFDDKYIVSASGDRTIKVWSTSTCEFVRTLNGHKRGIACLQYRDRLVVSGSSDNTIRLWDIECGACLRVLEGHEELVRCIRFDNKRIVSGAYDGKIKVWDLQAALDPRAPASTLCLRTLVEHSGRVFRLQFDEFQIISSSHDDTILIWDFLNVSTNGQSEGRSPSRTYTYISR, encoded by the exons ATGGAGCCGGAGATGGAGGACAACACGTTGGAATTAATG ctTAGTAATGGTCCTGTAATGACAGGCTCTCGTAAGCGTCCGTCAGAGGGGAACTGTGACAAGGAGAAGGAGCAGTGCATCGCCCTGTTTGACCAATGGTCTGAGACTGACCAGGTGGAGTTTGTAGAACACCTCATCTCCCATATGTGCCACTACCAACACGGCCACATCAACTCCTACCTCAAACCCATGCTTCAACGTGACTTCATCACAGCactgccag cCCAGGGTCTGGACCACATAGCAGAGAACATCCTGTCGTTCCTGGACGCACAGTCTCTGTGCTCCGCGGAGCTGGTGTGTAAGGAGTGGCAGAGGGTGATCTCAGAGGGCATGCTCTGGAAGAAACTCATAGAACGCATGGTCCGCACAGACCCCCTCTGGAAAGGCCTGTCAGAGAGGCACCAGTG GGAGAAGTATCTGTTCAAGAACCGAACGACAGAAGTCCCGCCCAACTCctactaccactctctctaccCCAAGATCATCCAGGACATAGAG ACTATTGAGGCTAACTGGCGGTGTGGCAGACACAACCTACAGAGGATCCAGTGTCGGTCAGAGAACAGTAAAGGAGTCTATTGCCTCCAGTACGACGACGATAAGATCATCAGTGGCCTTAGAGACAACTccataaag atcTGGGACAAGCAGTCTCTGGAGTGTCTGAAGATCCTGACGGGTCATACAGGCTCTGTGCTCTGTCTGCAGTATGATGAGAGAGTCATTGTCACTGGCTCCTCCGACTCCACTGTCAG GGTGTGGGACGTGACGTCAGGTGAAGTACTGAACACTCTGATCCATCACAACGAGGCGGTGCTCCACCTGCGCTTCTGCAACGGTCTGATGGTGACGTGTTCCAAGGACCGCTCCATCGCCGTGTGGGACATGGCCTCGCCCACCGACATCAGCCTCCGGCGCGTCCTCGTGGGGCACCGAGCCGCCGTCAACGTGGTCGACTTCGATGACAAATACATTGTGTCGGCGTCTGGAGACCGCACCATTAAg GTGTGGAGCACCAGTACGTGTGAGTTTGTGCGCACTCTAAACGGACACAAGCGAGGCATCGCCTGCCTGCAGTACAGAGACAGACTAGTGGTCAGCGGCTCCTCAGACAACACCATACG gtTATGGGATATTGAGTGTGGAGCGTGTTTGCGGGTGTTGGAGGGTCATGAGGAACTGGTCCGCTGCATTCGCTTCGACAACAAGAGGATCGTCAGTGGTGCCTACGATGG taaGATCAAGGTGTGGGATCTGCAAGCTGCTCTGGATCCACGAGCCCCAGCCAGCACCTTGTGCCTGCGCACACTGGTG GAGCACTCGGGACGTGTGTTCCGGCTGCAGTTTGACGAGTTCCAGATCATCAGCAGTTCCCATGACGACACCATCCTCATCTGGGACTTCTTGAATGTGTCGACTAATGGCCAGTCAGAGGGCCGGTCCCCCTCACGGACCTACACCTACATCTCCAGATAG
- the LOC112256132 gene encoding F-box and WD repeat domain-containing 11-B isoform X2 has product MEPEMEDNTLELMNTSVMESQNHVDDLSTKKTTILTKLSNGPVMTGSRKRPSEGNCDKEKEQCIALFDQWSETDQVEFVEHLISHMCHYQHGHINSYLKPMLQRDFITALPAQGLDHIAENILSFLDAQSLCSAELVCKEWQRVISEGMLWKKLIERMVRTDPLWKGLSERHQWEKYLFKNRTTEVPPNSYYHSLYPKIIQDIETIEANWRCGRHNLQRIQCRSENSKGVYCLQYDDDKIISGLRDNSIKIWDKQSLECLKILTGHTGSVLCLQYDERVIVTGSSDSTVRVWDVTSGEVLNTLIHHNEAVLHLRFCNGLMVTCSKDRSIAVWDMASPTDISLRRVLVGHRAAVNVVDFDDKYIVSASGDRTIKVWSTSTCEFVRTLNGHKRGIACLQYRDRLVVSGSSDNTIRLWDIECGACLRVLEGHEELVRCIRFDNKRIVSGAYDGKIKVWDLQAALDPRAPASTLCLRTLVEHSGRVFRLQFDEFQIISSSHDDTILIWDFLNVSTNGQSEGRSPSRTYTYISR; this is encoded by the exons ATGGAGCCGGAGATGGAGGACAACACGTTGGAATTAATG AACACGTCAGTCATGGAGTCCCAGAACCACGTAGACGACCTCTCCACAAAGAAAACCACAATTCTCACCAAG ctTAGTAATGGTCCTGTAATGACAGGCTCTCGTAAGCGTCCGTCAGAGGGGAACTGTGACAAGGAGAAGGAGCAGTGCATCGCCCTGTTTGACCAATGGTCTGAGACTGACCAGGTGGAGTTTGTAGAACACCTCATCTCCCATATGTGCCACTACCAACACGGCCACATCAACTCCTACCTCAAACCCATGCTTCAACGTGACTTCATCACAGCactgccag cCCAGGGTCTGGACCACATAGCAGAGAACATCCTGTCGTTCCTGGACGCACAGTCTCTGTGCTCCGCGGAGCTGGTGTGTAAGGAGTGGCAGAGGGTGATCTCAGAGGGCATGCTCTGGAAGAAACTCATAGAACGCATGGTCCGCACAGACCCCCTCTGGAAAGGCCTGTCAGAGAGGCACCAGTG GGAGAAGTATCTGTTCAAGAACCGAACGACAGAAGTCCCGCCCAACTCctactaccactctctctaccCCAAGATCATCCAGGACATAGAG ACTATTGAGGCTAACTGGCGGTGTGGCAGACACAACCTACAGAGGATCCAGTGTCGGTCAGAGAACAGTAAAGGAGTCTATTGCCTCCAGTACGACGACGATAAGATCATCAGTGGCCTTAGAGACAACTccataaag atcTGGGACAAGCAGTCTCTGGAGTGTCTGAAGATCCTGACGGGTCATACAGGCTCTGTGCTCTGTCTGCAGTATGATGAGAGAGTCATTGTCACTGGCTCCTCCGACTCCACTGTCAG GGTGTGGGACGTGACGTCAGGTGAAGTACTGAACACTCTGATCCATCACAACGAGGCGGTGCTCCACCTGCGCTTCTGCAACGGTCTGATGGTGACGTGTTCCAAGGACCGCTCCATCGCCGTGTGGGACATGGCCTCGCCCACCGACATCAGCCTCCGGCGCGTCCTCGTGGGGCACCGAGCCGCCGTCAACGTGGTCGACTTCGATGACAAATACATTGTGTCGGCGTCTGGAGACCGCACCATTAAg GTGTGGAGCACCAGTACGTGTGAGTTTGTGCGCACTCTAAACGGACACAAGCGAGGCATCGCCTGCCTGCAGTACAGAGACAGACTAGTGGTCAGCGGCTCCTCAGACAACACCATACG gtTATGGGATATTGAGTGTGGAGCGTGTTTGCGGGTGTTGGAGGGTCATGAGGAACTGGTCCGCTGCATTCGCTTCGACAACAAGAGGATCGTCAGTGGTGCCTACGATGG taaGATCAAGGTGTGGGATCTGCAAGCTGCTCTGGATCCACGAGCCCCAGCCAGCACCTTGTGCCTGCGCACACTGGTG GAGCACTCGGGACGTGTGTTCCGGCTGCAGTTTGACGAGTTCCAGATCATCAGCAGTTCCCATGACGACACCATCCTCATCTGGGACTTCTTGAATGTGTCGACTAATGGCCAGTCAGAGGGCCGGTCCCCCTCACGGACCTACACCTACATCTCCAGATAG
- the LOC112256132 gene encoding F-box and WD repeat domain-containing 11-B isoform X4, with translation MTGSRKRPSEGNCDKEKEQCIALFDQWSETDQVEFVEHLISHMCHYQHGHINSYLKPMLQRDFITALPAQGLDHIAENILSFLDAQSLCSAELVCKEWQRVISEGMLWKKLIERMVRTDPLWKGLSERHQWEKYLFKNRTTEVPPNSYYHSLYPKIIQDIETIEANWRCGRHNLQRIQCRSENSKGVYCLQYDDDKIISGLRDNSIKIWDKQSLECLKILTGHTGSVLCLQYDERVIVTGSSDSTVRVWDVTSGEVLNTLIHHNEAVLHLRFCNGLMVTCSKDRSIAVWDMASPTDISLRRVLVGHRAAVNVVDFDDKYIVSASGDRTIKVWSTSTCEFVRTLNGHKRGIACLQYRDRLVVSGSSDNTIRLWDIECGACLRVLEGHEELVRCIRFDNKRIVSGAYDGKIKVWDLQAALDPRAPASTLCLRTLVEHSGRVFRLQFDEFQIISSSHDDTILIWDFLNVSTNGQSEGRSPSRTYTYISR, from the exons ATGACAGGCTCTCGTAAGCGTCCGTCAGAGGGGAACTGTGACAAGGAGAAGGAGCAGTGCATCGCCCTGTTTGACCAATGGTCTGAGACTGACCAGGTGGAGTTTGTAGAACACCTCATCTCCCATATGTGCCACTACCAACACGGCCACATCAACTCCTACCTCAAACCCATGCTTCAACGTGACTTCATCACAGCactgccag cCCAGGGTCTGGACCACATAGCAGAGAACATCCTGTCGTTCCTGGACGCACAGTCTCTGTGCTCCGCGGAGCTGGTGTGTAAGGAGTGGCAGAGGGTGATCTCAGAGGGCATGCTCTGGAAGAAACTCATAGAACGCATGGTCCGCACAGACCCCCTCTGGAAAGGCCTGTCAGAGAGGCACCAGTG GGAGAAGTATCTGTTCAAGAACCGAACGACAGAAGTCCCGCCCAACTCctactaccactctctctaccCCAAGATCATCCAGGACATAGAG ACTATTGAGGCTAACTGGCGGTGTGGCAGACACAACCTACAGAGGATCCAGTGTCGGTCAGAGAACAGTAAAGGAGTCTATTGCCTCCAGTACGACGACGATAAGATCATCAGTGGCCTTAGAGACAACTccataaag atcTGGGACAAGCAGTCTCTGGAGTGTCTGAAGATCCTGACGGGTCATACAGGCTCTGTGCTCTGTCTGCAGTATGATGAGAGAGTCATTGTCACTGGCTCCTCCGACTCCACTGTCAG GGTGTGGGACGTGACGTCAGGTGAAGTACTGAACACTCTGATCCATCACAACGAGGCGGTGCTCCACCTGCGCTTCTGCAACGGTCTGATGGTGACGTGTTCCAAGGACCGCTCCATCGCCGTGTGGGACATGGCCTCGCCCACCGACATCAGCCTCCGGCGCGTCCTCGTGGGGCACCGAGCCGCCGTCAACGTGGTCGACTTCGATGACAAATACATTGTGTCGGCGTCTGGAGACCGCACCATTAAg GTGTGGAGCACCAGTACGTGTGAGTTTGTGCGCACTCTAAACGGACACAAGCGAGGCATCGCCTGCCTGCAGTACAGAGACAGACTAGTGGTCAGCGGCTCCTCAGACAACACCATACG gtTATGGGATATTGAGTGTGGAGCGTGTTTGCGGGTGTTGGAGGGTCATGAGGAACTGGTCCGCTGCATTCGCTTCGACAACAAGAGGATCGTCAGTGGTGCCTACGATGG taaGATCAAGGTGTGGGATCTGCAAGCTGCTCTGGATCCACGAGCCCCAGCCAGCACCTTGTGCCTGCGCACACTGGTG GAGCACTCGGGACGTGTGTTCCGGCTGCAGTTTGACGAGTTCCAGATCATCAGCAGTTCCCATGACGACACCATCCTCATCTGGGACTTCTTGAATGTGTCGACTAATGGCCAGTCAGAGGGCCGGTCCCCCTCACGGACCTACACCTACATCTCCAGATAG